AGATCTTACAAACAAAACTGAAATTGATAATGCAGCAAAAAGACTGACAGTAGACATCCAAAATGCTATAACAGGATCGACGTCGACAACTTCAAAGAAATCCCCGGATAAAAACAGCCTCCCTCAAGAGATAAAATACTTGATTCGCCTCAAGAACAGAGCCTTACGCAAAGCTCAGAGGACCATGAACCCCATGGATAAAAGGGAGGCAAACCGTTGGACAAACAAGGTGAAAACCGAGATCCAGAATTTCAGGAACGAAAGATGGCAAACACTTTTAGAGAACATTAACGAAGACTGTGACAACTCAAACGCCCATCATAAGCCAATGTGGGATCTTATGAAGCGAATGGGCAATAAAAAGAATAGATCACTACCATTACACGGACCAGGCCGTATTGTTCACACAGACCAAGGAAAGGCAGACGTTTTCGCTGATAGATTAGAACTCCAATTTTCTGAGAATGAAACCCCGGAAGACGACGTTGACTTTGAGGAAACAATAGAGAGAAAAGTAAGGAAAATTCTACGAGGACAGTGCGACTCAGCGTTGAGACCAACTAACGCAGATGAAGTGCAGGAGGTTATAAAGAACCTAAAGAAAAGAAGCTCCCCTGGTGAAGATGGTATTTCCAATACGCATCTGAAAAACGTACCAGTAGAATTTACACAAAACCTTGCCACATTAATCAATGGCATCTTCCGACTACAACACTTCCCAGAAGTGTGGAAGAATGCCGTTGTGATAATGATTCCAAAACAAGGTGACGACCCAATATTTCCTCAAAGTCACCGCCCCATAAGCCTTTTACGGACTATGGGAAAAATCACCGAGAGAGTCATCCTTAGAAGACTGGAAGAAGAGTTGGAGGAAAACAACGTCATTCCAGATGAACAATACGGCTTCAGAACGGAACATTCGACAGAGCAGCAAGTCCTCAGGCTAACGGAGTCGGTGATCCAAAACATTAATAGGAAACACACATGCACGGCCACATTTTTCGATATCTCGAAGGCGTTCGACAAAATGTGGCACGATGGTCTAATGTACAAGATGAACCAAGCAGGCATTAATCTAAATTTAATCAAGATCATTAAAAGTTACCTCACGTCCCGGACCTTCCAAGTAAGGATTGGCACTTGTAAGTCAGCAAAAACCTCAATTAAAGCTGGAGTACCACAAGGAGGAGTACTCTCGCCGAAGTTGTACAACATTTTCTCGTCTGACATCCCAAGAATCTTTAACGAAGatgtgaaaattttcacataCGCTGATGACACTGCTGTACTTGCCCATTCAAGGAACATGAACCTTAGTGGAAGATACCTTCAGACTGCCACAGACGACATCCTGAAATGGATGGAAAAATGGAAGGTGAAAGTTAATCCAGCTAAGTCGCAAGCAAttgttttcagcagaaaatcaGGACTACCAACAAGTCAAATAGAGATAAATGGGGAAAAGATCCCGTGGATCAACAAAATTAAATACCTCGGTGTGATCTTTGACCGCAAACTCACGTGGAAAGATCACATCGACGCAATCAGAAAGAAAGTCAGTCAGAAAAATGTGCAACTTCATCCCCTATTAGCGAGAAATAGTCAGCTGAGCTTGGATAACAAACTGAGACTATACAAAGTTGTTATAATACCAAGCATCCTTTACTGCTCCACAGCTTGGGGTCAAGCTGAAAAGTGCCACAAAAATAAACTGgaaatattacaaaataaaattctaagGAAATTAACAGATGCCCCTTGGTTCATCCGAAACGCCGACATTAGACAAGACCTACAAATGCACACgatttcgaagcaaataagacTCCGAAACAGGAAGCTGTTAGAAAAACTAGAGTTTCACTCAAACAAGACCCTGGAAGATGCCCTTAACTACGATCCGCAAGGCCCCTCGAAAATAAAGCGTCCCAAGTTAGCGCTTTTAGAAAACGGAGAAGAAAGCTAAACTCCGTCCCAATAAGCGTGTGAGACTCCAACACGCTCTCTGAAGTTTCCTTCTCCTAAAAGGAAACAACCAGGACTAAGGATAAAAGTGTTTTACACTATTCCGATAGAAACCAACGTCCATCTCTTTCGAGGAATTATCAAAGCCCAACAATCATTTTACTCTCCCATATTCgcgtattatattattatattataatgtctGGTCGCGGTAAAGGTGGAAAAGTTAAGGGTAAGGCAAAGTCTCGTTCCAACCGAGCTGGATTACAATTTCCAGTTGGTCGTATTCATCGTTTATTACGCAAAGGAAATTATGCTGAACGAGTTGGAGCTGGAGCACCCGTCTATCTAGCCGCTGTTATGGAATATCTAGCCGCCGAAGTTTTGGAATTGGCCGGTAACGCAGCACGTGACAACAAGAAAACCAGAATTATTCCCAGACATCTTCAGCTGGCAATCAGAAACGACGAAGAGTTGAACAAATTGCTATCGGGAGTAACTATCGCTCAAGGTGGTGTTTTACCGAATATCCAAGCCGTCCTCTTGCCAAAGAAGACAGAAAAGAAATCATAAATACAATCTGTATGTGAAACGGCCCTTTTCAGGGCCACAATATTTCCtcattgaaaagatttttttatcatctgATCACTTTGGGTATAATAAAATTGCGACAATTTCACGGTCCTACTGACATTCGTAAGTAGGGTAAATGCTCTGATTTTCGACCAAATTAacaaaaacatcgatttcgggtacgactttttcacacataaactaatcaaattttaaaggtgttgatgttcatcgattctttggctagttttaaataatttgtcatataattttaaacgtTCTCTTCGCATTCAACcttcgaaatgtgaaaacagAAAATCTGAATAACATTCGGGTCACGACcatgccgcagagttctcgaccatttttttgtttgttttcgaccactaataatagtggccgctcgctTCTCGTcttcacttaaaaattttatatttatatcaatcagatggatttcagatgaggtaattgaGTAAGAAACACtgggaacgtaaaaaaattattctgcaaaagttttcattttctataagtatttcaaaataggaactcatattaaataatattatttggttattttgttcttaatatcttttcagaaactaatgagtatataaaacaccgaccacaagtggtcgagaattaagtatagtatatccaaagtcacttggaggaaccagaatatttcaattatatgttcaagggttgtccaagtttccagaaattcctttggggccagtgaatttattgcctaacaatactttcgaataaacccccggtatttagcggatcgcggtttccatttcaaagagacatctggccgagcgtttttatggactagttcaagtggctttgtatatactatacaatcaaattggttctcgaccgagaATAAATGAAAGGTAGAATAAgtatgtttcaacgttaattcagtggtcgcaaactaatattcaaaaaaaaaaaacgaacatgatccaacagaaatatatcggttgaaataaacaattattgaaattacatattggttgtcgaccactttggtcgagaaataaaaggtaaaaattttccaataccagttcgcgactgtcgaataatatacattttcccacaactgctatgaaaagtagcgtattcttcatagcttactcaatttcaaaactatgtattgctcatactgtgggaaatattatttctcacagcactttgcccacacctcgcttggtagaccaatgtaattgggcttttgagtcgtttctatggaaacgcgaTAAATTCGCACatacattttgatttgaatcaagtccattacttgaattattgaaatttgtgcagttgtaggaaaagtacagtgtgcaacatgtggagaaagtccttttctcgctcgtgtgaactcgcgagaaaagttggactttccccacttgttgcacaatatactatttcagcgcgaaaactttgacctatacccctactatgcaaactatcttgaaaGGGTAGCAATGGTCGAGAAAACACGTACGGCGGAAATATTTTACACTAcaagatatattttattattattttatctcaaatcacggaatggtcgagtcgAGAGACACtgacggtcggctaaccagtgcatttaccctatatacAGTGGCTTAGGTAGCTATTAGACCCGGGTCGATCGCAACCCACCGACGAGATAATCGGGTCGAAAGACTTAATATAATACAGTGGGAGATCAGGTAAGAAATTTACGAAATGGGTTGTTCTGAATAATGgtctattttcgaataaaaatgaacaaatttgtaAAACAGTCCCCCACTATGAACAGTAGAAAAGGACTTATTCTAGTTAACTAGACCTTCAAACTTCGATTTATCGAATCGAATAAATTATCgtataattcgataattatcgtaccGGTGGCAACGATGGATTTCGGAGTTACTTTCGAgctacaatttatttattttgtattattcaataGTTATGTCAACTAATGGGGCTATGTTAATTGGTGCTTTtatcttttgaaaatgaaataaaacaaaagtaaaagataatgaaatcaaactcaataaaaaataactatacTACGAGGTTGCAACAGGTAAGTCGAGTccgattgttcattaaattagTGGAGAAATGGTGGACTGTATAAGCGACAGCGaaacatatgaaaatgataCTAAAGTCTAAAATTGTGGTTAACATTATAACTTACCTGATGGGCGTCAGGTTAGAAAACATAGCCTCTCcacagggcccttggtgcgggatatacagggtgtttcctaaacatacggcaaaaattcagggggttgttccttggactattttaagcatgttttgtccttggatgatttttgaaaaacctctttgtttcgaagatacagggcgaacaacatttttcatatttttaaaattaatcatagttcaataattaataataatttggattggaagaggtggacctcatttatggcctgctcgttccccggacttaaacctcttagattatttcctatggggccatctaaaatcatcagtttataccactccagtagaaaatgtggaagacttgcgaaatcggatcattgctgggtgtaacttaataagaaatgatcctggtgtttttgaaagggttcggcagtcaatgaggagaagattggatgcttgtatgctggctagaggtggtcattttcaacagtttttgtaggttgagttgaattttcatgtaatttttcataataaaatgttattatctgaaattttgtttcccctatatcttcgaaacaaatattcgatatcctatccctatccattttttacaattttattaggaatttcagctaatattacatttttgagattgcatctagatgtaattcactagatcacaagctatttcatgaaaattaacataagaaatataaaataaatgattattttttatcattttgaatgaaaattgaatattcagtcttttgactcttttaacattatttacatgatatataaatggttcctgatacttgaattgaatatcttttgttgattttatcaaattgaacttgaattttattgatattttcattttgtttcagatcctgagatgttttgaatgaatattgatatagtactttagaaatattggatttatgctacttttataatgtgcaaatgaatggaataaatgaataaagttactctacttttctttaaaattattggatcatatcaagttaaaatttattatctatttgatgaatttgctgtagtttccgaaagatagagtctggtaatgtattctcattgattttataagttgataataccattccataacaatatatatatatatctatatatatcaatatatatatctatatatatatatatatatctatataaggataaggacagtccctctcagagaaatactaaccgtagacacgtgtttcgggctttcggccctcatcagtacggtgaacaagtgttaggatgtgcaacacttgaaagaaacaacaaacaaacagagtcaacaacagaagccagcaatccatttgtggtttcagcaggaagacccaatgtgttttcgggcaacaaccgacATCACCACGCGAAAAGCTATaactaactgcgtgacatccgaatccaggaataataacatgtcggaaggataacgagggtaattgttcataaaacaaatcataaggataaggacagttctctgagagggactgtccttatccttatgatttgttttatgaacaattaccctcgttatccttccgacatatatctatatatatatatatatatatatatatatatatatatatatatatatatatatatatatatatatatatatatacagggtgagtctttgacttgtacatatattttaaccgaaggttcttgaggtcaaaagaaacacttgtttaatttaccattttttccgattcggccctgttaagaagatatagccattttaaattttcaaaatgagctaattcacccctgaaaaccggaacactgaagttttctcaagcataagatatacctcttgaaccttggaaataagctactaaattagaaaaaccatcataaactcacgtttaacattccatttgttgaacaaagtagtgtttataatcaaataaatgagttattccaatttcgttgacgctaaagattaaatattcttctcttgatttctatttcattttcgataattataacgaattgagct
Above is a window of Harmonia axyridis chromosome X, icHarAxyr1.1, whole genome shotgun sequence DNA encoding:
- the LOC123686243 gene encoding histone H2A, with the translated sequence MSGRGKGGKVKGKAKSRSNRAGLQFPVGRIHRLLRKGNYAERVGAGAPVYLAAVMEYLAAEVLELAGNAARDNKKTRIIPRHLQLAIRNDEELNKLLSGVTIAQGGVLPNIQAVLLPKKTEKKS